The DNA sequence ttttaatctatcccaaaaatagaaactttctatttaagaaaatttctctctaatgaggtgataCCCATGTTCCActaacacacttttctttctatctctctttcacaattttgcattaaaacccatgccgttgcaagtttctatttttaggggattgagggagtattagttttataataaaacatgaGGGATGAGTTAGTACAATGTGATGCTTACTtactatatatagtaaaagtgaatttgGGACTCCGGTACTCCTAATGCCGGACGCAGGGTGTATTTCCTTCAATCACACATATTCTTTTCATACCAACACTCCCCTCAAGTTCAATAGCAATTTTTTCAATGCTTAACTTGCAACGAtatgtttgataaaattttatttcatattcagaagttctttaattttcattgtGTTTATgccaaaattttattcttcatcaatttcatTGATAGTTTAGGCTCGTATCAAGGAGccattattttttgttgagaGTTTCGACCGTGTCAAAGGAAAATAAGATTTGAAGGCCCCCAGCTGAATCAAACCCCCCAAGGTGTCGGGGGAAAAtgggaaaatttttaaataaaaaatgctaaatcgtattttcctaaaataactcaatcatattaatattgaaatttttccTTTAAACCCAAAAATATCACCCAAAATAATACCCCTCCTTCCCTTTATAGTTGAgtcttttttccattttgggaagTTCTCTCATAGTTTGGGATTTCTATAAAAAgcattttcccattttttttttttctccctcaactatgagggaaccaAAGGGGAGAGTAATTTttcaaatctaaaaaaaattgaaattgttccagctcttctttctcaaaaattaattttttttattatcctTTTCCCCATTTGATTCTTCCTGTTTCTACCAAATTCTTGGAAtagcaagaaaagaaaaatttttgTTCTGTTGTGCCCTTCCCCCGCGCTCGGGTTTTTTTCATAATCGGCCTATTGCCCCCCCACCCCCTAACAACACTTTTCCCAAACTcagttgaaaatttaaatttaatttatagtttgttttagtttttggTTTGAGACTCCTCTGGCCAGCTATTCCGGGAAAAAAAAGGGTTCTTCTTACAAAAGAACatctaagattttttttttgatcaAAAGTGCACATCACACTTAGGTAGAGATGAGAActcttttttgtttaatttcactttccataatttattttccatttttttgtgCTGGAGTTCTCCACactatacaaaaaattaaaatacaaattttccctttttatttgaaagtGAAATTCCCTTTAATTTACcctaacaacaaaaaaaaagaaaaaaaaaattttcccTTTGTTCTTGTTACAAGACAttgttaataattataaaagatttTTCAAACATTCACGACGGAAAGTAACTTTTCCCCCCCTTTCCAAACTATGTCAGAAAagggttttttttaatagttctTCTAACTTATTTTCTATGGATGATGTTGATGTCATGTTCTTTTGGCTAAAATAGGATGGAGGAGATTGAATCTGCATGTTTGGGTTTCTAAAAGGGATCTTCAAGACCTATAATTGAGATGACAATTCCTTCTGCACTGGGAAAACCCTTTTCCACCCGGTCTTTAAAAAGTCTCGGGGGAAATTTGGGCGAAATTTTATATGCAATCTTCATttctaaagatatttttttttaaccagagattttttaaatttcaactaGAATAGCATGGTTTGTAATTTTCCGTTTTTTGTAAAAAGTTTGATTTATTTCCCAATGCTGCTACCATCTTTCTTGAATCTTCTGGCCATAACATTATAGTAAAAGATCCCCAAATTTGTAAGGAAAGATGATCAACCCTTTTTTCAGTAAAACCATAAGCCCAGCGATGGCAGCTGGGAAGATTCTGAATACAGAGTAAGTCAGTTCTGTGGTTTGTATAAgattttgagttttgcatcatctattttatttattcggGCCCATAATAAAGTGTCCTCCACACCTCTATTTGGTATAAATATCCCTTTTTTTGTGAAGTTTTGTGGAGCTATTTGTCAAAGATTTTAAATTGAGGAGTACCCCCGGCTTTAATTCATCAATCATAGGCTATGACATGTTGACTCCCCCGACCTTGAACAGAAAAGGGTTTGACAGGTACCCCTTCTTTCATTTCAGGGAAAAAGGGTGGGTAATACCTTCATACAAAGACAATACGGGTTATTACATGAATTGAATTTGGATAAACATGATGggctttttttaaaattttagaaaagaCAATACTGCAGACTGATTTATTGGTAGAATAAGATAAAGAAGGGTTTTTtagatgaaagaaaaaatacaaCCTGTTTGTTGAaaggaataaattaaaacagaaGAACAAGTACTTGCTGAAGAACTGCAACGAAAACAAGAACGAGTATTTTCAAATAACTGCAAAAGAAAACAGAAACTTGCAGGCCAATTTTCCCTAAGCCAAGCTTCAGTATCGAAGCATAAAGTCTAACTAAGATAACTTTTATCCTTCCTAGTGACCATGAGCCTAGaactcaaaaaataaagcaagaccGAAACTGGGGATCTAGATAAAAAACCTAACCTATCGATTCACAATTTTTCTTCACTTGGCTGTCAAACTTCAGTACTATGCTTGTGAAGTTTAATAGTGAAATGTTGTTTCATATGCTTGTAAAATGCGTTTTACTCCTAGTATTCTATTATTAAGATTTAAGTCATGCTCATCATTTCACATTTCTGTCTTTTACTCAACACAATCTAATAGTCCTTACCTTACGGAGTTTGTTAGTAGTCATTAGTAAGATGAGGTTGAAATGGCACTCAGGTTAGCATATGATATGATGTTAAGTGCTTTTTTGGAAAGCACctttatattttgtcaaaaaactGTTTGAATGGAAAGTTTATACTCATGACGGGCTACCATAAACCTTCGATCCTAAAATAGGCCAAGCTGGAATAGGTTTTTTTCATAGTTCATTTATAGCTACAATCAAAGGATATTAGATGTAAGATATAGGATCAGTGGTCCTTTTGCATAATAAAGGTCCATTTAGATGATAATCACATTCTTTTCAGAGAAAAAAACTGTTCACCATGTATTCTTTGCTTGATCATCCGGGGTTTGTGACTTTGGCAGGTGGAAATATCTTTCATGGTGCTATGGGACCAGATTCCTTGTTCCTCATGCGGCCTGTGAAAGGATGGTAATGTTCGTAACTTTCATATTCTGCTTGGTCAATATAGCTCAAATGAAACTTCTTAAATAGAGAACTGTAAGAACTATTGCACTCTACAAATATCATGAATTACTCCTAGTTTCAGTACAGGAGTTCtcacaataattttttttatttgaaccATAATCGGCATACatattaatatagaaaaacaCATGGATAAACACAAAATCTATGAACGCTagatgaacaaaaaaaaacatatacaaCCATATTCAACTAATGTAGTTGTTCATGTGGTATATGTATTCAGAATTTCAGGATTGTATGCATTTCATTTCTCAGGAAAGATACTATGAATCTGTACATCTAGTTTTATTATTGGAAAAATGATGTAAAATTTTGGGTGGTTGATGCAGTTCAAACTACAGAACTCCAGTAAAAGGTTTGTATCTATGTGGAGTGGGGCTCATCCCGGGGTGGCGTAATGGTGCACCGGGCCCAATGCTGCACTTGTTGCTATTCAAGATATCAAGGCTCGATATGACTTATGCTCGTCGCAAGCTCACTGTGATGTGCTTCACCCTTTTGCACTGACATTTACATTGTTAGTCTTCTAATGAGTTTTTCACACCTACAGAATTTGggtgttaattttattttcaattaactACTGTGGTGTAATATTATGCTTTGATAACATTTTCAACATTATGTGATGATATTTGTGCATAAATTTTGAGACCAGAATATTAAAGTAAATCATCCGATTTTGTGCTACTGTTTAGGAATGTATGAACTTATTTATATGCAAGGTTTTTGGTTATTAGTCTAGAGAAATTTTGtcattcatacttttcaatTGAACCATAACCATCTTTCAGCTAACCTAGCCTGCCCCATCCCTTGAACCAACAAGGGGTTTTCAATTGAACAGCTAACCTAGCCTGCCCCATCCCTTGGAACCAAAAGGGGTAGTACTTATTATTCTTTAACTCTTTAGGAATTCCTATATTACTTAGAAAAGCCTTTTCAATTATGTTATTAACTGTTTTAGTAGGGATTCATCCACCGTGTTTTGTACTCACATCAGCATGGAGGATAatggttataaaatttttcatCATTGTTTATTGTTATCTCGttcattttgaaattgaatattttttgaatatgaCTACTTATACTGGAGGGGAAGGCTATGGATGAGCATTACACACCGCCATAAAGAATGACTTTTTGGAGACagtattaagaaattgtgttgtgGAGCaagtaaaaggagaataaagttAAAAGAAATAGTGggaaaataagtaaaaaagtgTATAGAGAAAGTAGATGTTAAAAGCTATTGACTTTACTAAAAAGACTCTATACTTTAAACGaccaaaaataagaaaacgctcctattactattaaaagagtattttattttaatattcgcTTTTTCGTTTATGCTATTCTTCACGATGAAatcaaaacttaattaatCTTAGTTCTGATTATAAATGTTTAGGTATAAATTGagaaagaatttaaaataaaggaaaggtaaagaaattataattcatcatcccaaaaaaaaagagtaatcatggaatatttaatactaatttgTGATAATGATAGCTGTAGTAAAATGTAAGTATAGATAAAACATGAGTAAAGTAGATATGCAAATGGAATTCATAGTTGCGTTGGCGGCATAGCTTATCCTCTACGCTAATGGACATCAGAATCCCtcccaaaaccaaaatttcgAGGTTTTTCTGCTttgattatttgttttaatcaaatagtatAGTAGGAGTAACACATTTATTCTCATGTTGCTTAGATAATATTGGGTTCTTCGTCCAAGGCCGTCGCGAGATTCTGGCGGAGATGGGTATGATTTCACCATCCTGGTAATTTCTTCTAATATATTAGAATTTGAAACCAGATAGGGGAATGGAATTGTACAGCTGACGCTTACTTGACTTTACTCTTTTGGCATTTGAGTGCAGATATAGATGAGAAAGTATCAGGAAGGAAAAAACCGAAGACCTTGTGATGGCCCTAGCTGAAGCAAAGGCGCGTTTTGCTTTTTCAATCTTCTTctcaaatactactatttgattttattttctctttttaattacTCACTAAGATAATGTGCTTTCAAcagtaatataattttaataaattttgtgaaactaaaatatttacttatttttataagtatGCAGCTAACTTCATGAAAATCCCTTTGCTCCCTTTTGTTCCATTGATGTCAAACTTGCATAGTATTATAGTAtgagttttgaaattttgaatcttgttttcttaaatattcttattaaatgattttaaccccacaaaaaatacatatatgtatgtatacaGAGAAAATGCACTTCATTTcacattacatatttttttgaagCTTCTTGTGGATCAATAGCACTACCTTTGAACTCATCATTTACTAAAACTGTGATCTCATTATTGGATATTCTAGCAAAATTTACTTTCAAAAGGGTGTTGCTTTTTATCCTTTACTAATCTGATTTTAGGCATCAGAAATACTTTTTTTGAagggaaacaaaaataattggtAATAGGATAGTGCAAAGGATGTCTTTCaagtttttccatttcaaggATCCGAAGCTGAccttaaacaaattttatctATGTTTTTGATGCATACAGCTCAATGATGTTTCTATCGTTTTAACTTCTTAGGCTGATGCTATTATGATGAAGCTCGACAGAACTGCTCAAGTGGAGGACATATCACGCCTCTACCCTGCTGATAACTGCTGATACAGTATGTTGATATTTCCTTTTAATATCAATTGATTCTATTCTACTTCTATTTCTctatactactttttttttttcattttttcttgagCAGATCAATGCTAACTTGTAAGCTGTTGTATAggggttttattttttgtagaaTGACGCTCTTGATTCTAGAATACAGACGAGgttcacaaattaattttaattctattttgaCTCTATTTTGCTTAAAGAATTGTAAAATTGCCATGCTGATTGTTTCAAATATAATAGGAAAGTAATATAATCCACATATCTAAGTGgcaatttatgtcaacagttCAATCCAAATTTCTGAAGTTCTCTAAAGTATAAAGCAAGAGAATACAGTGTGACTAAATAATTCAGTTGACCTAAACCTGCCTAAAATAACTATTACGGAGTATTCAGTTAGatagaaaatatttcactCATTCAAGTAATCACTAAGTTAACATTAACATGTGAAAGTTAACCAATTTTAGGTTTGATTTTGTCTTCGTTTTCAGTATTTCACAAACCTATTTCTTTTAATCTGTTGGTTACATAAAGTCTTGGAAGGTCTCTTCATGcaatatttttcctttctaagtttatattgaattttgcGCATAGTTATGGGGTGCATTGTCTGTAATCTATCGTTACCTGCCTTTTTTGGTTCATTTTTGTCAAACATCATCACAAACACTGAATAGGGGCATGATTGTAATGGTATTGCCATGGTCAGGACCAGCTATTTGAAGTTAAGTCTTTATTTGCATCTAATTGGTATTAAGGTGGTGGTGTATCAAGGGACTATTAGAGAAAAGCCAACATCTGCAGAAGAAGCACGGCAGTTTATTAGAGGTTGCTTGattaactttataaaaaaCTTATGGGATTTATCCTATATATTAGTTAATTCTTCTTTGTCATATTGCTTTACAGACTATTCTGGTGGTTCAGGCGAAGTTGTGGGATCAGTAGTTGTAACTAACTTGGTGACAGGTAGTAGAAAAGGAGGATGGGAGAGTGCAGAGGTACTTCTCAGATACCATTccatttactctttttttttggtagtaCCACTAGTTTCTTCGTGTGGAgctttttttctcattaaatggGATGCattatcaaatattaacaAGTTAAGAATCAAGATTCAGTTTTTGGTATCTTGATTTTATGCTAGAAATCAAGACCTACTACTTCTACTGAACATTGCTattctcactcttattttcTGTATTGGGATTGTGCTGGGCCTGTGTCAGGTTTTGCATAAGTTTTCTTTTCCTTGTGCTTGAAACATGCAATAGCTCATAGGCAAGAAAACCGAGTTGAGCATGTATGTATCATGCTGGTATTTTATCTGTAATTTGAGTAACTTGGACattagtgaaataagttgCATTTGTGAAAATCTTTGCATGTAAAAAGTTTTTTGTGGATCATATTTTGACATGTATGAGCATGAGGTGAAACTAATTTCTGGACTAACTTAGATTTTGATTTCTAATGCAGGTTTATTTCCTAGAAATACCTGATGAAGTTATTGATAGCCTGGTAAATTGTTTGAGAAAATGTTTGAAGTAATTGTATCTTTGCTTAATTAACTATAGTAAGTTCTCTCAGATTGAGGAGGGAATAACTTTTAATGTTGCTGGAGGTTTGATGCTTGAACATCCACTGATTTTGCCTTTGGTAGACACTGTGGTcagactctctctctctctctctctctgtagTCCAAATGTACGAACAATGCtcaaatatatatgttgttataataaatttatccaTCACATTGTCCAACTGAATGAGTTTTTGCAGGTAGGAACTGCTGATTGTGTGATGGGACTCTCAAAAACTTTGACAGAGAAACTTATGCAGGAGGCCCTTGTTGAAACCATGGTTTAGTtaacacaaaacaaacatGGAAAGATTCACATAGTTACTATTGTTTCAACCAATTGCTCTCCGCATAAACAACTCATTTGCTAAATATTTTGCATTGTGTATATTCTGCAATGGGCTCTAATCTAATAATGACTACATTctcaaaattaaacataatttgaAATGCGAAATGAAAAGCACACTACTCCGGATGTTAATTTGAGCTAACCATTTAATTTTGGGTGGCCTTGGAATATTTTCAGTTGGGTTAATGATTTTCCTAAGCAAGACTTTAGACTAGTTGTATTAGAGCAATAATGAGTATAGTCagattaatttcataattggttagtaaaatatgaaactTGCATCATATTGGTTACTAAATTACATTTCTTTCAAAACAAATGCTAAACTTTACACTCCTActttatactagtactaagtAGTGGAGTatcattcactttttaaaattactttcATTATAAATGGATATTAAAATCTCAGCTAATTATCTaaacttattaaataattttattttgagagatTGGTTCAGTTTCAGTATATGTTTGCCATCCAGAATGAATTCTTTGGATCTGACGAAAGGCAATCATTGGGATGATAGTCCAAACACTATTATCGTAGTTTTGCTCTCAGTGATTCGAAATCCTATTGAATTGAGTAGTTTATTCTTCCCAAACTcggataaataataaatttgaggAAGCAAAGTGGGAGATGATGCTCTAATTGTGGGAAATGATGAGGAAAGGAAACCACATCAACTCAAACTCGGCCATTGCTGCGCAAGTCACATTACTTGCAAGAAGaccagtttttttttttaacttattcATTTTGATGTTTAGTGGAGTAGCACTTTGTTTTATTGATACCATGTTTTGCTTATAAGAAAATTAgtcgtcccaataaatatgaaacgtttgcttttcgccacaagattttatgtagtgttgttttgtgagttaaagaagagagagagaaaagtagagataaaattatttctattttaagaaacgttttatttttaatgggacaatccaaaaagaaaaacgtttcatttctagtgggacagAGAGGGTATTTGTTATTAAACTTCCTTTAGGataatcaatttcatattttattatgcttgcattattaagaaatgtgGTTTGAATATCCATCTTCGtatcatataaaattatttgtaacATCACTAAATATCTACACAGTAGCACGCAACTAGTGAAGTATATATAACGAATCAccttttattgaattaagttttcttcttcaatgttTTTCattaagaaagaagaaaaattactATCCATAAAGTAGATAAATCGATTATTCAGATCCCGGTGCTTTCCACAACGGGCCTGTGGCGAGCAAGGTTACCGTTGAGTTTGCTTAGTGGGTCTGAATGTTGATTTTGACCATCTtgcatctttttttttttttgttttttttgagCAATACTCAACAAATGTgtcaaattatcaaaatgtgtaaaatatgcaataattaTCATAATTCAC is a window from the Salvia hispanica cultivar TCC Black 2014 chromosome 1, UniMelb_Shisp_WGS_1.0, whole genome shotgun sequence genome containing:
- the LOC125186665 gene encoding LOW QUALITY PROTEIN: dTTP/UTP pyrophosphatase-like (The sequence of the model RefSeq protein was modified relative to this genomic sequence to represent the inferred CDS: deleted 1 base in 1 codon); translated protein: MGMISPSCIRKEKTEDLVMALAEAKADAIMMKLDRTAQVEDISASTLLITADTVVVYQGTIREKPTSAEEARQFIRDYSGGSGEVVGSVVVTNLVTGSRKGGWESAEVYFLEIPDEVIDSLIEEGITFNVAGGLMLEHPLILPLVDTVVGTADCVMGLSKTLTEKLMQEALVETMV